The Rhizobium sp. WSM4643 genome contains the following window.
TCGCCCGTCATTCGAGGGTGTCGGAACCGATCTTGATGTCGCCGAGCGTGCGGAAGGTCAGCCGTGCGCCGATCGTCCAGTCGCTTCCCGACTCGTCTTCGGAATCTCTGCTGTCCGTATAGGCGATCGTGAAGATCGTGCACTCGTCGTCATAAGAGAGGCCGATCGTCCGCCGGCTGATCACATCGTTGTTCAGATCCCAGGCAATGCCGCCGAAGATCGACCAGTAATCCTTGAATTTGACGCGGCTGTTGGTCTGGATCTCGTCATTGTCCTCGGCAAAGCCATATGCCGGCTGGGCGCTGAGATGGGTGTAGGTCAGTTGCGTCGCGAAGGTGTCGTTCTGGTAGGCCGTCGTCAGATCGCCGCGGCGAAATTCGAAATCTTTTTCGTCGAGCCGGTAGGAGGCTGCGACGGAAACGCCGTACGGTGTCTCGACGCCGCCAAGGCCGACATAATCGGAGCGGTCGGTTTCAAGGCCTGAATCCGCACCGACATTGACGAGGTCATCGGTCGCAAACGAGTTCTGGCCGGCGATCTGATAGGATTGGCCGAAGATGCCATGCAGCTTGTAGCCGCTGTCGAATGAACCGGTGTACTGGATGCCGAGATTGGCGCGGGTCCCCCCTTCGACGCGGTCGTAGCCCGAGAACTTGTCGCGGTCGAACAGCGAGGTGGCGTCGAAGACGAAGCTCTGCGCGTCCTCATTCGGCAGGCGGCCTGCCAACTGCTCGTCGGGGCGGGCATAGATCTGTGCGATCGGCTCGAGGATATGGGTGCTATTGTCCGTCGTCATCAGGATCGGATAACGCATCTCCAGCCCGGCGGTGAACATCGAGCGGGTGGCTGAATTGCCGTCGTCGTAGTTGCCGGCGTAACCTGTGGGGTCGTCCATGTTCAGCGCGAAGGCATCGCCGCGCGCGGCCAGCAGTGGCGTGATCACCAGGCCGGTCGGCGTGACATAAGTGCGCTTCCACTGCAGCTCGGCAGTCAGCCGCGAGGTTTGTCCCTTCAGGCCGCGGAAGCGGTCGAAGCCGTCGACGGTATAGAAGTCGTCATGGGTGCGCGAAATATTCGTCAGGTTGACATCAGCCGAAAGCTCGCCGCCTGCAAGCGGTTGCGGCGCCACGTAATGATAGTCAAGCGACGGATAGACGATCGCCTGCTGTTTTTCGGCTGTGTTCGTCCGGTCGGCATCCTGGACGTCGAAATAGAACGCCCGCATGTCGAAATAATTACGTTTCCCAAGTCCCGTCAAATAGATCTGATTGGTCCGATCCGTACTGGCCAGGCCCCGCAGCTTATATGTTTTCGAGAAATTGTTGTCGCTCTGCATCATGACGTCCCAGCCGAACGTCCAGCGCGGATTGATGCGGAATTCGGCCTTCGATGCCACCATGCCACGCTGGCCGGCTTCGGCGTCGCTGGTGCCGGAGCTGAAGTTGCCCGGCTTTGCCTGGTCGATGCCGGCGACGCGCAGAATATGCGTGCCATTTTCGAAGCGTTGGCGAAATTCGCCCTCGATGAGGAAGCCCTGGGCGGTGTAGCCCGTGGCGGTGACCGTCGCATCCATGCTCGGCGAGATCACATAGTAATAGGGAACGGAAAGACCGAAGCCGAGATTCTGCGACAGGCTCATCGTCGGAAACAGAAAGCCGGACTTGCGTTTCACCGTATTGTCGGGAACTTCGATGAACGGCAGGAAGGCGATCGGATGGCCGAGCAACTCGAAGCGCGCTCTCTCCAGACGGATCGTATGCGTCTCGCCATTCTGGATCACCCGCTGGGCCTTGACCTGCCAGAAAGGGGCGCGCTTCGGATCTTCGGCGCAGGGAAGGCAGGCCGTGTAGACGCCCTTGTTGAGAATCATCTTGGTGCCGCCGACGCGCTCGCCGGTTTCGGCGGCAATACGCGTATTGTCGGCGGTTTCGATCCGCAGCGAGTTTATGAACCCGTCGGCGAAATTGTCCGTCACGTCAAGGTTGTCAGCATAGATACGGTTGCCGTCGGGGCTGACCAGCTCGATATTGCCGATCGCCATCATCCGGCCGGTCTTCTGATTGTACTCGACCTTCTGCGCGACCATCTTGTAGCCGGCATAATTGATCTGAACGCCACCGACCGCCGACACCAGATCGGCGTCACGGTTATAGACCAGTTCATTGGCCGAAAGCAGAAGCTTGGCCCCTTCGGGAATCTTCTTCTCTATATTTTGTTCGGGCGCGCTGGCCTGGCCGAAAGAGGCCGGGGCGCTGCCGAAATAGGAACATAAAGCCGCGCCGACAAGCAGGGCAACCAACTGTTTACTAAAATACTTGCGGTCGCCTGCCGCCACTAGCCGTCCTCCTGATGAAGCAGAATAGTCGCACCCAAGGCCAGCGCGACGACCACCGGTATCCACGTCGCCACGAAGGGGGGCACGACTCCACTGCTTCCGAATGCCTTTACAAGCACGGTGATGACATAAAGCATGAAGCCCGAAAGGATGCCACCCAGAATCACGGAGCGGGATTGGTTGAACCGGCTAAATTTTAGGGACACTGTTGCAGCAATGAAAGTCATGGCTACCAGCAGCAATGGCTGGGACAACAAGGAGTTGAATTGAGTCTCCAATGCCTTGGTCGAGATGCCGAAGGATTTGGCCGCCGCGATCCGATTGGAAAGGTCAAAGAAACCAATTGTTTCCGGCGCTGTCAGCCGCTCCTGGACGAAGTCTTGTTTCAGATTGGTGCGAAGTTGAACCGAAGCTGTGCGCACGGGGATTTCGCCAGGCTTGCGCTCGACAACATTGTTAAGTTGCCAGTAACCATCTTCCAATTTTGCCGTCGCGGCGTCCTGTCTCAGAATGACCTGACCACTTGAATCGAAATGGATCAGCACGGCGTCGATCAGCTTGGTTCCGTTCTCCTGGACCGTATGCGCGCCGATGATGACATCGTCGCGGCCGCTGATCTGGCGCAGCCACGGAATCTGCGGCGCCTTGCGCAAAACCGCGTTCTCGCCGCGCCAGTCGGATTCGACCAGCAGCGCCTGGCGCTGTCCCCAGGCGGCAAGCGGGTTCAACGCCGCCATCGTCAACAGGCCGAGCGCCAGCGAGCCGGCGATGAAGGGGAACATGAACTGCCAGACCGAAATGCCGGCTGCGCGCGTGACGACGAGTTCATATTTGCGGTTGAGCCCGATCAGCACCGTCATGCCGACGAAGAGAGCGATGAACGGCACTGTCTGCTGCAGGATGAGCGGCAGGCGCACCGCAGTCATCAGGACGCCGCCGCCGATCGTGTAGCCGGGAAGGCCGGACATGCGGCCCGCCGTCTCACTGAAATCGAGGAGGAAGGAAATCGCCGAGACGCCGATCAGGAACCAGCCCGTCGTCACCAGGTAGCGGCGAAAGAAATAACGCGACAATGTCCCGAACATCATTGGGCAGCGCCCCCGCCGGTCCTGCCGGTCACGGCAAGCAGCCTTTCCTGCATCCCTCTCCAGAAGGACGAAATCCGGTCCCGAATGAACGAAGGCATGACCAGTCGCTTATGCAGGCCGAGGAAGGCGATCGAGACGACGCTGCTGACGATCGGAATGGCGTAGAGGACGGCGATATATTCAGGGTCGGTGTCGATCTGATTGGCCGCGTAGAAGGCCGCCCACCGCATCGCGAAGGCATAGGCAAGCGCGCTCACCATCGGATGCAGCCGCGCTTCGCGGTGTGAGCGCGCATCGCCGGCGATCGCCAGTGAAAACAGCGCAAAGACGACGGGCAGGATCCAGTCCGTCAGCCGCCGGTGCAGTTCGGCGCGGTAGCTCTGCGGCCGGATCGTATAGTCCTTGTCGGCCGGATCTGGATTGAACAGGAACCACAGGTCGCGGTCACTGGCACGCAGCGTCGCCTGACCGCGATTCTCCGTCATGTCCGAAAGGTCGAAGGAATAGGAATCGAAATTGATGACCGAGACGTTGCCATCGGGCGTTTTGCGGTGGACTTCGCCCTCATGCATGATCAGCGTCGTGCCGGTATCGTCGACGGCGCCTTCCTTCGCATAATAGATCAGTTCGTAGGCCGGGTCGCGCTCGTCGGCGACAAAAAGGCCCTTCAGCATGCGGCCGGCCATCCGCTTCGAGATCTGCACGTAAAGGCCTTCATCAAGCTTGCGGAAGGTCTTTTCCTCGATCACCGAAGAGAGAAGGTCAGCATAGGTCTCGGCGATCATCTGGCGGACGACGGTCTTTGCGCGCGGCTCGACGACGTTGTCGACGAAGAAGGAAAGGGCGCTGATGACGGCGGCAAGCAGCAGGATCGGTCGGATCAGCACGCTGCGCCGCGCCCCGGCCGCGTCGATGACGGTGAGCTCGGAATCGTTGTTCATCGTCGTCAGTGTCTGGGTGATCGCGATAACGAGGGCGAAGGGCAGCACGACGGGGATGATCGACGGCAGGATCATCGTTGCCAGCTTGGCGAACGAGCCGATCGACTGGCCGCTGTCGGTGACCAGATTGATGCGCTGCAGAACCTGTGTCGTCCAAATGATCGCCAGAACGGGCAGGAGCGCCACGAGAAACATCTGGCCGACGCGCCGCAATATGTATGTCTCGAGTAGTTTCATGCCTGCCCTTGAAAGCACCTACACGCCCAAACGGCTTTGCAGGAGAATCCCTCTACGCTCTTTGTCGCGCTTTTGCGACAAGCTGGTGTCAAAAATTCATTCAAATTTCAGAATTTTTTTGATGCTGTTGCGACTCAGTTAACGCCAGCAACGCGGCGAAGACGACAAGCGACGAAAGCCATCCAAGAACGACGTCGGAAAGGTAGTGCGCGCCGAAGGATAGCCGCATCGCCGGGGTGAGGATCGAGATCGCCGCCACAGGCGCCGCCAGCGCATAACGCAGCCGTTTCGGAACGAAGAGCAGAAGGCAGATGAGCCAGCCGGCGCTTGCTGCCTCGCCCGAGATGAACGAACAGTTCGAAACGCATTTGCCGGCAAGCGAACCGGCCTCGACGAAATGCAGCGCACCACCGAATATGTCCGTCTGTATCGGCCGCGGCCGGCCCCAATGTTCCTTCAGGATGACATTGACGAGCAGCACCGGCCCGATCAGCAGCGTTCCGAGCGCGACTTTGAGCTTTTGCGCCCGCTCGGCGTTGAAGGTCGCACCGTGCTGCTGGTAGCATTCGACGAGTTTCCACAGCATCACGATCGCCACCACATAGGGCAGCCGGAAGAAGACGGTACGCAGCAGGTCGAAGGTCGCGACGTCGCGATAGGGAAAGCCGCCGCAGATGCTCCCAGTGGCGGCCGTCGCGTCGCAATCTGCACCCACGAAAAAAAGCTGGGAAAAATAGATGTCTATTCCGGGGAAGGCGCGGAACACCACAAGCAGCGCCCACCACGTCCAAAACAGCAGCATGAAGGCACCGAAAGTCGTTTTCGGCAGGCGGATTGCCAGGTCCGGCCATCGATTTTTCGAAAAAACTGTCAACGCGAATATCTACGAAACTGACGAAAACATGAGGGCCATGATGGCCGCGGGCGACCATAACAATTGTCGCAAGCCATTGACAGACCCGCCAAACGCGAAATTATCCGCGAGGGACGGATTTCAAAGAATCCCAGCGGAGAAGACATGTCAGTAAAGTTGGAAATTTCATTCTCGAAGTCGGCAAAGCTCAA
Protein-coding sequences here:
- a CDS encoding LPS-assembly protein LptD; translated protein: MAAGDRKYFSKQLVALLVGAALCSYFGSAPASFGQASAPEQNIEKKIPEGAKLLLSANELVYNRDADLVSAVGGVQINYAGYKMVAQKVEYNQKTGRMMAIGNIELVSPDGNRIYADNLDVTDNFADGFINSLRIETADNTRIAAETGERVGGTKMILNKGVYTACLPCAEDPKRAPFWQVKAQRVIQNGETHTIRLERARFELLGHPIAFLPFIEVPDNTVKRKSGFLFPTMSLSQNLGFGLSVPYYYVISPSMDATVTATGYTAQGFLIEGEFRQRFENGTHILRVAGIDQAKPGNFSSGTSDAEAGQRGMVASKAEFRINPRWTFGWDVMMQSDNNFSKTYKLRGLASTDRTNQIYLTGLGKRNYFDMRAFYFDVQDADRTNTAEKQQAIVYPSLDYHYVAPQPLAGGELSADVNLTNISRTHDDFYTVDGFDRFRGLKGQTSRLTAELQWKRTYVTPTGLVITPLLAARGDAFALNMDDPTGYAGNYDDGNSATRSMFTAGLEMRYPILMTTDNSTHILEPIAQIYARPDEQLAGRLPNEDAQSFVFDATSLFDRDKFSGYDRVEGGTRANLGIQYTGSFDSGYKLHGIFGQSYQIAGQNSFATDDLVNVGADSGLETDRSDYVGLGGVETPYGVSVAASYRLDEKDFEFRRGDLTTAYQNDTFATQLTYTHLSAQPAYGFAEDNDEIQTNSRVKFKDYWSIFGGIAWDLNNDVISRRTIGLSYDDECTIFTIAYTDSRDSEDESGSDWTIGARLTFRTLGDIKIGSDTLE
- the lptG gene encoding LPS export ABC transporter permease LptG yields the protein MMFGTLSRYFFRRYLVTTGWFLIGVSAISFLLDFSETAGRMSGLPGYTIGGGVLMTAVRLPLILQQTVPFIALFVGMTVLIGLNRKYELVVTRAAGISVWQFMFPFIAGSLALGLLTMAALNPLAAWGQRQALLVESDWRGENAVLRKAPQIPWLRQISGRDDVIIGAHTVQENGTKLIDAVLIHFDSSGQVILRQDAATAKLEDGYWQLNNVVERKPGEIPVRTASVQLRTNLKQDFVQERLTAPETIGFFDLSNRIAAAKSFGISTKALETQFNSLLSQPLLLVAMTFIAATVSLKFSRFNQSRSVILGGILSGFMLYVITVLVKAFGSSGVVPPFVATWIPVVVALALGATILLHQEDG
- the lptF gene encoding LPS export ABC transporter permease LptF; its protein translation is MKLLETYILRRVGQMFLVALLPVLAIIWTTQVLQRINLVTDSGQSIGSFAKLATMILPSIIPVVLPFALVIAITQTLTTMNNDSELTVIDAAGARRSVLIRPILLLAAVISALSFFVDNVVEPRAKTVVRQMIAETYADLLSSVIEEKTFRKLDEGLYVQISKRMAGRMLKGLFVADERDPAYELIYYAKEGAVDDTGTTLIMHEGEVHRKTPDGNVSVINFDSYSFDLSDMTENRGQATLRASDRDLWFLFNPDPADKDYTIRPQSYRAELHRRLTDWILPVVFALFSLAIAGDARSHREARLHPMVSALAYAFAMRWAAFYAANQIDTDPEYIAVLYAIPIVSSVVSIAFLGLHKRLVMPSFIRDRISSFWRGMQERLLAVTGRTGGGAAQ
- a CDS encoding phosphatase PAP2 family protein, with translation MTVFSKNRWPDLAIRLPKTTFGAFMLLFWTWWALLVVFRAFPGIDIYFSQLFFVGADCDATAATGSICGGFPYRDVATFDLLRTVFFRLPYVVAIVMLWKLVECYQQHGATFNAERAQKLKVALGTLLIGPVLLVNVILKEHWGRPRPIQTDIFGGALHFVEAGSLAGKCVSNCSFISGEAASAGWLICLLLFVPKRLRYALAAPVAAISILTPAMRLSFGAHYLSDVVLGWLSSLVVFAALLALTESQQHQKNSEI